One stretch of Roseimicrobium sp. ORNL1 DNA includes these proteins:
- a CDS encoding sigma-70 family RNA polymerase sigma factor — protein sequence MPQPSPSPHFLTTRWSLVVAARDAGSPGADAALEHLCRTYWYPLYAFVRRQGHSPEDAQDLTQEFFARLLEKQWMNAAEPSRGHFRTFLLVALKRFLLNEWDRARALKRGGAVQHVALDAGDAEERFLKEPAVTASPERQFERRWALTLLDRSMAKLKDEYAEDSRSAEFEALKEYLSAPRGSIPYAEIASTLGVPQGTARAAVHHLRRRFGELFRAEVADTVSKPDDVQEEVRYLAGLLGGE from the coding sequence ATGCCGCAACCCTCCCCCTCCCCGCATTTCCTTACCACGCGCTGGTCTCTCGTTGTTGCAGCGCGGGACGCAGGTTCACCCGGAGCGGATGCGGCGCTGGAGCACCTTTGCCGGACCTACTGGTATCCACTGTATGCCTTTGTCCGCCGGCAGGGTCACAGCCCGGAGGACGCGCAGGATCTCACGCAGGAATTTTTCGCCCGCTTACTGGAGAAGCAGTGGATGAACGCAGCGGAACCTTCGCGGGGTCACTTCCGCACCTTCCTCCTCGTGGCGCTGAAGAGATTCCTCCTCAATGAATGGGACCGCGCGCGTGCCCTCAAACGCGGCGGGGCTGTGCAGCACGTGGCGCTGGATGCCGGTGATGCCGAGGAGCGCTTCCTGAAAGAACCCGCGGTAACTGCTTCTCCGGAGCGGCAGTTCGAGCGGCGTTGGGCACTCACGCTTCTGGACCGCTCCATGGCAAAGCTGAAGGACGAGTATGCCGAAGACTCCCGCAGTGCCGAGTTTGAAGCATTGAAGGAATATCTCTCCGCCCCGCGCGGCAGCATTCCCTACGCGGAGATCGCTTCCACACTGGGCGTACCCCAGGGCACCGCGCGCGCCGCCGTGCACCATTTGCGCCGCCGCTTCGGCGAACTCTTCCGTGCCGAGGTTGCCGATACCGTTTCCAAACCCGACGACGTGCAGGAGGAGGTGCGATACCTCGCCGGGTTGCTGGGTGGGGAGTAA
- a CDS encoding ATP-binding cassette domain-containing protein → MATLLSVKALKVWFSLRGGFLSGPADEIKAVDDVSFDIEEGKTLGLVGESGSGKSTVARALLKLIPVTGGEVYYHEREILSLREAAFRPLRKDMQMIFQDPFGSLNPRMTVEEIIAEPLRIHFRHLDKAGRRDTAAALLTRVGLPPESMWRYPHEFSGGQRQRIGIARALAVQPKFLICDEPVSALDVSVQAQIINLLKDLQEQFKLTYLFIAHDLAVVEHMSDEIIVMNRGKIVERGTPAQVCGSPQHDYTRKLLAAVPKL, encoded by the coding sequence ATGGCCACCCTTCTCAGTGTCAAGGCGCTCAAAGTCTGGTTCTCGCTGCGGGGAGGCTTCCTCAGCGGGCCTGCCGATGAGATCAAGGCAGTGGATGATGTGAGCTTTGACATCGAGGAAGGCAAGACACTGGGACTCGTGGGAGAGAGCGGCAGTGGCAAGTCCACCGTGGCCCGCGCCCTGCTGAAGCTCATCCCCGTGACCGGCGGTGAAGTCTACTACCACGAGCGGGAGATCCTCTCCCTGCGTGAGGCTGCCTTCCGCCCGCTGCGGAAGGACATGCAGATGATCTTCCAGGATCCCTTTGGCTCGCTGAATCCACGCATGACGGTGGAGGAGATCATTGCCGAGCCGCTGCGCATCCACTTCCGGCATCTCGACAAGGCAGGTCGCCGCGATACCGCCGCCGCGCTGCTCACCCGCGTGGGCCTGCCTCCGGAAAGCATGTGGCGCTATCCCCATGAGTTCAGCGGCGGCCAGCGCCAGCGCATCGGCATTGCCCGCGCCCTGGCCGTGCAGCCGAAGTTCCTCATCTGTGACGAACCCGTGAGCGCACTGGACGTGAGCGTGCAAGCCCAGATCATCAATCTGCTCAAGGATCTCCAGGAGCAGTTCAAGCTGACCTATCTCTTCATCGCCCACGACCTCGCGGTGGTGGAACACATGAGCGATGAAATCATCGTGATGAACCGGGGTAAGATCGTTGAACGCGGCACTCCCGCGCAGGTCTGTGGATCGCCCCAACACGACTACACGCGCAAGTTGCTCGCCGCGGTGCCGAAATTGTGA
- a CDS encoding FtsW/RodA/SpoVE family cell cycle protein, with protein MTPLFRKFLGINWILFLNMILLLAWGIYAIYNASSFRDGTALAGKWREQVMWGGLGLIFFFSAALVDYKWVRWGAPFVYVAGIAGLVAVKLFAKDIKGAKSWIDLGPVNFQGSQLAIVATIIALAVILGDLHRIFPAFRHHWLRLAVSGILASVPMFMVLKEPDLGSALVYGPVIVSMLLVGNIPFRYLITMFLAVMCVIPIAYFFGLKPYQKKRVEVWIAMLSNEKVNIQDEAYMADKIQIAVGSAGFEGKGPLSIKAEDPVTKERRTIHRSFYSATESINDFIYSVIVEEFGFRGGLMQIVGTAMLLLQCVFVAFYARDNLGRLLVVGVVGMQFAHAMQNMGMNVLMMPITGLPLPFISYGGTFLIMCMFLMGLVQSVWVHRNMSPVKKSNTGRRSELEEDDEF; from the coding sequence ATGACCCCCCTTTTCAGAAAATTTCTCGGCATCAACTGGATCCTGTTCTTGAACATGATCCTCCTGCTCGCCTGGGGGATCTATGCCATCTACAATGCCTCCTCCTTCCGCGATGGCACCGCGCTCGCGGGCAAGTGGCGCGAACAGGTGATGTGGGGAGGCCTGGGGCTGATTTTCTTCTTCTCAGCTGCTCTCGTGGATTACAAATGGGTGCGCTGGGGGGCTCCCTTTGTCTATGTGGCAGGTATCGCCGGCCTGGTGGCGGTGAAACTTTTCGCCAAGGACATCAAGGGGGCGAAGAGCTGGATCGACCTCGGCCCGGTGAACTTCCAGGGCTCGCAGCTTGCCATCGTGGCCACCATCATCGCCCTTGCCGTGATCCTGGGTGATCTGCACCGCATCTTCCCCGCGTTCCGACATCACTGGCTGCGGCTGGCGGTATCCGGCATCCTCGCATCTGTGCCCATGTTCATGGTGTTGAAGGAGCCCGACCTTGGCTCCGCGCTGGTATATGGACCCGTTATCGTGTCCATGCTGCTCGTGGGAAACATTCCCTTCCGCTACCTCATCACCATGTTTCTGGCGGTCATGTGCGTGATCCCCATCGCCTACTTCTTTGGCCTGAAGCCCTACCAGAAGAAGCGCGTGGAAGTGTGGATTGCCATGCTCTCCAATGAGAAGGTGAACATCCAGGACGAGGCCTACATGGCGGACAAAATCCAAATCGCCGTGGGCTCCGCCGGCTTTGAAGGCAAGGGACCACTCTCCATCAAGGCCGAAGATCCTGTTACCAAGGAGCGCCGCACCATCCACCGCTCCTTCTACAGCGCCACGGAATCCATCAATGACTTCATCTACTCCGTGATTGTGGAGGAGTTCGGATTCCGGGGAGGCCTCATGCAGATAGTAGGCACCGCCATGTTATTACTACAGTGTGTCTTCGTCGCCTTCTACGCGCGGGACAATCTAGGCAGGCTACTGGTTGTGGGCGTGGTGGGCATGCAATTCGCGCATGCCATGCAAAACATGGGGATGAACGTCCTCATGATGCCCATCACCGGTCTTCCACTGCCCTTCATCAGCTACGGCGGCACCTTCCTGATCATGTGCATGTTCCTCATGGGCCTGGTGCAGAGCGTTTGGGTGCACCGCAACATGTCCCCCGTGAAGAAGTCCAACACCGGTCGCCGCAGCGAGCTGGAAGAGGATGATGAGTTTTGA
- the lpxD gene encoding UDP-3-O-(3-hydroxymyristoyl)glucosamine N-acyltransferase, translating into MSRTTSNPNRFRISVGDLAQLVCGTSRTEDAEMMVEGFASLHEAQKGDVTFYTDTKHAAALRRTKASVILVPEDWESEQLGVAFVRVGSPTAAFDLVVDRYGRQAPTFRPGIHPTAVISDSAMLNAAKVCIGANAVIEDGAIIEDGASIGAGCYVGPDVTIGKDAKLHAQVTVQDGCVIGDRVILHSGVVIGADGFGYEFEAGRHRKVKQRGIVQVDADVEIGANSTVDRARYGRTWIGAGTKIDNLVQIGHNVVIGKHCILVACVAIAGSAVIQDYVVMGAQVGIAGHITVGAQARLGARCGVTKDLPGGKTYLGYPAVPVEKEKRRLAGVSRLDKLNARVRELEKKLEMKIENKLEMRG; encoded by the coding sequence ATGAGCCGTACCACTTCCAACCCAAACCGATTTCGCATTTCCGTGGGAGATCTGGCGCAGCTCGTCTGCGGCACCTCCCGCACCGAAGATGCTGAAATGATGGTGGAAGGCTTCGCCTCTCTGCATGAGGCACAGAAGGGGGACGTCACCTTTTACACAGATACGAAACACGCTGCCGCGCTACGGCGGACGAAGGCGAGCGTCATCCTTGTTCCCGAGGACTGGGAGAGCGAACAATTGGGTGTGGCCTTTGTTCGCGTAGGCAGCCCGACTGCTGCATTTGACCTCGTGGTGGACCGCTATGGACGCCAGGCACCCACCTTTCGGCCCGGAATTCATCCCACCGCCGTCATTTCAGACTCCGCGATGCTGAATGCGGCCAAGGTATGCATCGGTGCCAACGCGGTGATCGAGGACGGTGCCATCATCGAAGACGGCGCCTCCATTGGGGCTGGCTGTTACGTGGGCCCTGACGTGACCATCGGAAAGGACGCGAAGCTGCATGCCCAGGTGACCGTCCAGGACGGCTGCGTCATCGGAGACCGCGTCATCCTGCATTCAGGCGTCGTGATTGGTGCTGACGGCTTTGGCTACGAGTTTGAGGCGGGGCGGCATCGCAAGGTGAAGCAGAGAGGCATTGTCCAGGTGGATGCGGATGTGGAGATCGGAGCCAACTCCACTGTGGATCGGGCGCGCTATGGCCGCACCTGGATCGGCGCCGGCACGAAAATAGACAACCTCGTGCAAATCGGCCACAACGTGGTGATCGGCAAGCACTGCATCCTGGTGGCCTGTGTGGCGATTGCGGGCAGTGCGGTGATCCAAGACTATGTTGTGATGGGCGCCCAGGTCGGTATCGCAGGGCACATCACCGTCGGAGCACAGGCACGGCTGGGCGCGCGGTGCGGTGTGACCAAGGATCTGCCAGGGGGTAAGACCTATCTCGGATACCCGGCAGTGCCGGTAGAAAAGGAGAAGCGGAGACTCGCTGGCGTGAGCCGTCTGGACAAGCTCAATGCCCGTGTCCGCGAACTCGAAAAGAAGCTTGAGATGAAGATCGAGAACAAACTCGAGATGAGGGGATGA
- a CDS encoding sterol desaturase family protein, translated as MLLFLILFVSGILYASVLEWLLHRYVMHRPVGSFRYPFRTHTLVHHRTFKADHTYHLIDEKDREIIPMAWWNGPVLVLISSLPAVVASLVMGSWIPWLAIMASVACYYGAYEYMHWCMHVPKDKRRVVERSGIFFRLNGHHLLHHRYMGKNFNVVLPFADLVFGTLLLRAKVHFKQASGPTVPNVQPREARS; from the coding sequence ATGCTGTTATTTTTGATCTTGTTTGTCTCCGGTATCCTTTATGCCTCGGTGCTGGAATGGCTGCTCCATCGTTATGTGATGCACCGCCCTGTTGGCTCGTTCCGCTATCCCTTCAGGACGCATACCCTGGTGCATCATCGCACCTTCAAGGCGGATCACACCTACCACCTCATTGACGAGAAGGATCGCGAGATCATTCCCATGGCCTGGTGGAATGGCCCCGTTCTGGTTCTCATTTCCTCCCTTCCGGCGGTGGTCGCCAGCCTTGTCATGGGTTCCTGGATTCCCTGGCTGGCAATCATGGCATCCGTCGCCTGCTACTACGGCGCGTATGAGTACATGCACTGGTGCATGCACGTGCCGAAGGACAAGCGCCGTGTCGTGGAACGCAGCGGCATCTTCTTCCGGCTCAACGGCCATCACCTGCTGCACCACCGCTACATGGGAAAGAACTTCAATGTGGTGCTGCCCTTTGCGGATCTCGTCTTTGGCACGCTGCTGTTGCGTGCCAAGGTCCATTTCAAGCAAGCCAGTGGGCCTACCGTGCCGAATGTCCAGCCGCGCGAGGCCAGGTCCTGA
- a CDS encoding HD domain-containing protein, producing the protein MNDTPASLAPEDVNRARDFAVKAHGAQLYGGHPYVYHLEQAVHLLKPFGSAAQVVGFLHDVVEDTETPLDAIAEEFGDLVADCVKLLSDSPEGTREEKKERSHAKLGQVPVEHETKLALVVKAADRLANLRHCAQGVEQGDPVATRKLAMYRKEYAAFRTAVYRIGLCEDLWEEMEDILEAFAE; encoded by the coding sequence GTGAACGATACCCCGGCATCACTCGCTCCTGAGGACGTCAACCGCGCGCGTGATTTCGCGGTGAAGGCACACGGCGCCCAGCTGTATGGCGGGCATCCCTACGTGTACCACCTGGAGCAGGCGGTGCATTTGCTCAAGCCCTTCGGGAGCGCCGCCCAGGTCGTGGGGTTCCTGCATGATGTCGTGGAGGACACGGAGACTCCGCTGGATGCCATCGCGGAGGAGTTCGGTGACCTCGTGGCTGATTGCGTGAAGCTCCTGAGCGATTCACCGGAAGGCACGCGTGAAGAGAAGAAAGAGCGCAGCCATGCGAAGCTGGGCCAGGTGCCGGTGGAGCACGAAACGAAACTGGCCCTTGTGGTGAAAGCTGCCGATCGCCTGGCGAATCTGCGCCACTGTGCTCAAGGGGTGGAGCAGGGAGATCCCGTGGCGACGAGGAAACTGGCCATGTATCGCAAGGAGTACGCCGCGTTCCGCACCGCGGTGTACCGCATCGGCCTCTGTGAGGACCTTTGGGAGGAGATGGAGGACATTTTGGAGGCGTTTGCCGAGTGA
- a CDS encoding MarR family transcriptional regulator, translated as MPARKFTKAHYEQIAAFRFGLRQFLRFSEEAAHEAGLTPQQHQALLAIKGFPSRDHVTVGELAERLQIQHHSAVGLADRLVAERLIQREQSQEDRRQVILHLTARGEELLDKLTEVHREELRRIGPDLGALLEKLSS; from the coding sequence ATGCCAGCACGAAAATTCACCAAGGCCCACTATGAGCAGATTGCGGCATTCCGCTTCGGACTGAGGCAGTTCCTGCGCTTTAGCGAGGAGGCGGCTCACGAAGCAGGTCTCACGCCGCAGCAGCACCAGGCGTTGCTGGCCATCAAGGGATTCCCCTCACGGGATCATGTGACGGTCGGGGAACTGGCCGAGCGCCTGCAAATCCAGCACCACAGCGCAGTCGGCCTCGCGGACCGTCTGGTGGCGGAGCGTCTGATTCAGCGTGAGCAATCGCAGGAGGATCGCCGGCAGGTGATTCTGCACCTCACGGCGCGTGGAGAGGAGCTTCTCGACAAGCTCACGGAAGTGCATCGCGAAGAACTCCGGCGCATTGGTCCGGATCTGGGTGCGCTGCTGGAGAAACTGAGTTCGTGA
- a CDS encoding chloride channel protein, giving the protein MSDIPVSGSPALPSHAPVSHAEESALRDFSTNSRVLVLSGMAVCVGAIGAVAAWVLQWLIAVITNLAFYHQWSSEHSTPQGHALGYWVIGVPVIGALIIGLMARFGSEKIRGHGIPEALEAILLGRSRIQLKVALLKPISAAISIGTGGPFGAEGPIIMTGGAFGSLFAQRFHLSAAERKTLLVAGAAAGMAAVFSAPVAAVLLAVELLLFEWKPRSFIPVVIAAAVAATVRVPLLGSGALFYITPHQALPFTGLAFAAGVGVIVGLGSGLATTLVYAVEDFFLKLPIHWMWWPALGAVVVGIGGVLDPRVLGTGYETIHGMLRGEVIGASLLALLVAKFVVWSVALGSGTSGGVLAPLLILGGAMGAMLGQWIPVGDVGLWALVGMAAMMGGTMRVPLTAVVFAMELTEDFHLCTGLLIGTVCSYAVTVLLMRRSILTEKLARRGHHISCEYSVDPFELARVKDVMDRNPPKVLANLPLNTLVDRLAKGDPALTSRQATLLVDENERLSGILTRGDMLRAMSDADSGTRTVSELGTTDLVVTHPEESLHDALTKMLSRDIGRLPVVEPGEPRRIVGYLGRAALLTARRKLLEEEHIRER; this is encoded by the coding sequence ATGTCCGATATTCCCGTCTCAGGTTCTCCCGCGCTGCCCTCTCACGCACCGGTCTCCCATGCAGAAGAATCCGCCCTGCGTGACTTCAGTACCAATTCGCGAGTCCTCGTGCTCTCCGGCATGGCGGTATGCGTGGGCGCCATTGGAGCCGTAGCGGCCTGGGTGCTCCAGTGGCTCATCGCCGTGATCACCAATCTGGCATTCTACCACCAATGGTCCTCCGAGCACTCCACGCCCCAAGGCCACGCGTTGGGCTATTGGGTCATCGGCGTGCCGGTCATCGGCGCCCTCATCATCGGACTGATGGCGCGATTCGGCTCGGAGAAGATTCGTGGCCACGGCATCCCTGAGGCGCTGGAAGCCATCCTGCTCGGACGCAGCCGCATCCAGTTGAAGGTTGCCCTGCTGAAGCCGATATCCGCCGCCATCTCCATCGGCACGGGCGGTCCCTTCGGTGCGGAGGGACCCATCATCATGACGGGTGGAGCCTTCGGCTCGCTCTTCGCCCAGCGCTTTCATCTCAGCGCCGCCGAGCGCAAGACGCTGCTCGTGGCAGGCGCCGCCGCAGGCATGGCGGCGGTGTTCTCGGCTCCCGTAGCGGCGGTGCTGCTGGCGGTGGAGTTGCTGCTCTTTGAGTGGAAGCCACGTAGCTTCATCCCCGTGGTCATCGCGGCTGCGGTGGCAGCCACCGTGCGTGTCCCCCTGCTGGGCAGTGGTGCCCTGTTTTACATCACACCCCATCAGGCTCTCCCATTCACGGGCCTCGCCTTTGCGGCAGGCGTGGGTGTGATCGTGGGACTGGGCTCGGGCCTCGCCACCACGCTCGTGTATGCGGTGGAGGACTTCTTTCTGAAACTGCCCATCCACTGGATGTGGTGGCCCGCACTCGGTGCGGTGGTCGTGGGCATCGGCGGTGTGCTGGATCCACGAGTATTGGGCACCGGCTATGAAACGATCCACGGCATGCTGCGCGGCGAGGTGATTGGAGCCTCCCTTCTGGCCCTGCTGGTGGCGAAGTTCGTGGTGTGGTCCGTCGCCCTGGGGTCCGGAACCTCCGGCGGGGTGCTGGCGCCCTTGCTCATCCTTGGCGGAGCCATGGGTGCGATGCTGGGACAATGGATTCCCGTGGGTGATGTGGGCCTATGGGCGCTCGTGGGCATGGCCGCGATGATGGGCGGCACCATGCGGGTGCCACTCACGGCAGTCGTCTTTGCCATGGAACTCACGGAGGACTTCCACCTCTGCACGGGCCTGCTCATCGGCACCGTGTGCTCCTACGCGGTGACCGTGCTGCTCATGCGCCGCTCCATTCTCACCGAGAAACTGGCACGCCGCGGCCACCACATCTCCTGTGAATACAGCGTGGATCCCTTCGAACTCGCCCGCGTGAAGGACGTGATGGATCGCAATCCTCCCAAGGTACTGGCGAACCTTCCTCTCAATACCCTTGTGGATCGACTGGCGAAAGGCGACCCCGCGCTCACTTCACGCCAGGCCACGCTCCTCGTCGACGAGAACGAACGCCTCAGCGGCATCCTCACCCGTGGAGACATGCTGCGCGCCATGAGCGATGCGGACTCAGGCACACGCACGGTCTCCGAACTCGGCACCACCGATCTCGTCGTGACACACCCGGAAGAATCCCTGCACGACGCGCTGACCAAGATGCTTTCCCGTGACATCGGCCGCTTGCCGGTGGTAGAGCCCGGTGAGCCACGCCGTATCGTGGGCTACCTCGGTCGCGCCGCACTGCTCACCGCTCGACGGAAGCTGCTTGAAGAAGAGCACATCCGTGAACGATGA
- a CDS encoding class I SAM-dependent methyltransferase, protein MSFEILAPIYRLMERVLAGGKLHRSRCAFLGHIPTPEKILILGEGPGRFVVECVRKFPQASITVVEESAGMIAQARANLTHSGLSADKVTFLHADILQWEPPHSEFDLIVTHFFLDCFRPEQLEVIVPAIGKSATDNAHWLLADFQEAHSGWKRWRSRGILAIMYTFFRVVTRLPATSLTPPELYLMREGFVLHERMEAEWGLLKSDWWKRTGKSQSAPGAS, encoded by the coding sequence ATGAGCTTCGAAATCCTCGCGCCAATCTATCGCCTGATGGAGCGCGTGCTCGCCGGCGGCAAGCTCCATCGTTCCCGCTGCGCCTTCCTCGGCCACATCCCGACCCCGGAGAAGATTCTCATCCTCGGCGAAGGACCCGGGCGGTTTGTGGTGGAGTGCGTGCGGAAGTTTCCCCAGGCTTCCATCACGGTGGTGGAAGAGAGCGCCGGAATGATTGCCCAAGCCCGCGCCAATCTCACGCACTCGGGCCTATCGGCTGACAAGGTTACCTTTCTGCACGCCGATATCCTGCAGTGGGAACCTCCACACTCAGAGTTCGATCTGATCGTTACCCACTTCTTCCTCGACTGCTTCCGTCCGGAGCAACTGGAAGTGATCGTGCCCGCCATCGGCAAGTCTGCGACAGACAACGCCCACTGGTTGCTCGCTGATTTTCAAGAGGCCCATTCCGGCTGGAAGCGATGGCGCAGTCGCGGCATCCTTGCGATCATGTACACGTTCTTCCGCGTCGTCACGCGCTTGCCCGCCACCTCACTCACGCCTCCGGAACTCTATCTCATGCGTGAAGGCTTTGTGCTGCACGAACGGATGGAGGCGGAATGGGGATTGTTGAAAAGTGATTGGTGGAAACGCACGGGCAAGAGCCAGAGCGCTCCCGGAGCATCGTAG
- a CDS encoding alpha/beta fold hydrolase, with product MPTLTRPDVTLSYEVIGQGMPLVFIQGIGVAGSGWRPQMDALQDTFTCLSFDNRGLRNSTPCKGPITVEAMAEDTLALMDHLGWDSAHVIGHSMGGPTAVQLALNHPTRVRSLSLMCTFARGSDGAKLTAWVLWMTLRTRIGTRAMRRRAFLEMLYPPAYLATQDQDALARKIAPIIGRDLAVQPPILMKQLKALSRHDVYARLGELATIPTWVISGAHDRIARPDSGRSLAEAIPGAIFEVVEDASHGLPIHLVDRVNAKLRDFITHAA from the coding sequence ATGCCCACGCTCACGCGTCCCGATGTGACCCTGTCCTACGAAGTCATCGGACAGGGCATGCCTCTTGTCTTTATCCAGGGGATCGGCGTGGCTGGCAGCGGTTGGCGTCCGCAGATGGACGCCCTGCAGGACACATTCACCTGCCTCAGCTTCGACAATCGAGGTCTCCGCAACAGCACTCCCTGCAAGGGCCCCATCACCGTGGAGGCGATGGCAGAGGACACGCTCGCACTTATGGATCACCTCGGCTGGGACAGCGCGCATGTCATAGGCCATTCCATGGGCGGCCCCACCGCTGTGCAACTCGCGCTGAACCACCCCACACGCGTCCGCAGCCTCTCTCTCATGTGCACCTTCGCCCGCGGCAGCGATGGTGCGAAGCTCACGGCCTGGGTGCTGTGGATGACCTTGCGCACTCGCATCGGCACCAGAGCCATGCGGCGCCGCGCCTTTCTCGAAATGCTCTACCCTCCTGCATATCTCGCCACCCAGGATCAGGATGCGCTCGCCAGGAAGATTGCGCCCATCATCGGTCGCGATCTCGCCGTGCAGCCACCCATCCTCATGAAGCAACTCAAAGCCCTCTCCCGCCATGATGTCTATGCTCGTCTTGGCGAGCTGGCCACCATCCCCACTTGGGTCATCAGCGGCGCGCATGACAGGATCGCCCGTCCCGATTCAGGCCGCAGTCTCGCGGAAGCGATTCCCGGCGCCATCTTTGAAGTGGTGGAAGATGCCTCCCACGGCCTTCCCATTCACCTGGTGGATCGGGTGAATGCGAAACTGCGTGACTTCATCACGCACGCCGCTTGA
- a CDS encoding GNAT family N-acetyltransferase, with protein sequence MSRIEVVHLFEKPAHLPTVAGWIHQEWWTTKPGHNPETTAQRLREASSADRIPLSLLALVDGKPAGTVNLIESDDDDRPHLTPWLAALLVLPEFRGHGLGSILVRRCVAEAGRLGVTSLYLGTSIPDFYKKLGAEIQEPVGTGFWIMRLATS encoded by the coding sequence ATGTCCCGAATCGAAGTCGTCCACCTGTTTGAAAAACCAGCTCATCTTCCCACGGTGGCCGGTTGGATCCATCAGGAATGGTGGACCACCAAACCCGGGCACAACCCCGAGACGACGGCACAGCGTCTCCGGGAAGCTTCGAGCGCGGATCGCATTCCTCTTTCACTTCTTGCCCTGGTCGATGGCAAGCCTGCGGGCACCGTCAACCTCATCGAGAGTGACGACGACGATCGGCCTCATCTCACGCCGTGGCTCGCCGCCCTCCTGGTTCTGCCGGAGTTTCGAGGTCACGGCTTGGGTTCCATTCTCGTCCGCCGCTGCGTCGCAGAAGCCGGTCGTTTGGGCGTGACCAGTCTGTATCTCGGAACCTCCATTCCCGACTTCTACAAGAAGCTCGGCGCAGAGATCCAGGAACCGGTTGGTACCGGATTCTGGATCATGCGCCTCGCTACCAGTTGA
- a CDS encoding alpha/beta hydrolase, which produces MKLSPSLRLALLLSAVSLPLAAAEPAKPADAKPATKPAPASTAAKPEKKPAAPLPPLPPPTQANVSYGDHERQVLDFYKAKSDKPTPLLFFIHGGGWVNGSKERPGSLVQCLNAGISVVSINYRLTTQAQQAGVKTPVEWPLKDAARALQFVRSKAKEWNIDKERIAASGGSAGACSSLWLAFMPDMADPKSSDPISRESTRLWCAAVSGAQTTLDPQQMKEWTPNSRYGGHAFGFMPDPKDPKTRDTQFAAFFAARDELLPEIKKYSPYAHVSADDPPIYMTYSAKPDLGKEQKDPTHTANFGVKLQERLHQVGVPCELVYPGAPDVKHPQIHEYIIDKLKAPSAK; this is translated from the coding sequence ATGAAACTCAGTCCCTCCCTACGCCTCGCGCTTCTCCTCAGCGCGGTCAGCCTGCCCCTGGCCGCCGCCGAACCGGCGAAGCCTGCCGATGCCAAACCAGCCACCAAGCCCGCTCCCGCGTCCACCGCTGCGAAGCCTGAGAAGAAACCCGCGGCTCCCCTGCCCCCTCTTCCCCCGCCGACGCAGGCCAATGTCTCCTATGGTGACCACGAGCGCCAGGTGCTGGACTTCTACAAGGCCAAGTCGGACAAGCCGACGCCCCTTCTCTTTTTCATCCACGGCGGTGGCTGGGTGAATGGCAGCAAGGAGCGCCCCGGCAGCCTGGTGCAGTGTCTCAATGCGGGCATCTCTGTGGTGTCCATCAACTATCGCCTCACCACGCAGGCGCAGCAGGCGGGTGTGAAGACGCCCGTGGAGTGGCCGCTCAAGGACGCGGCACGCGCCCTGCAGTTCGTCCGCAGCAAGGCGAAGGAGTGGAACATCGACAAGGAACGCATTGCCGCCTCCGGTGGATCTGCCGGCGCATGCTCCAGTCTGTGGCTCGCCTTCATGCCTGACATGGCTGACCCGAAGAGCAGCGATCCCATCTCACGTGAATCCACCCGTCTCTGGTGCGCAGCGGTGAGCGGCGCGCAGACCACGCTCGATCCGCAGCAGATGAAGGAGTGGACCCCCAACAGCCGCTACGGTGGCCACGCCTTCGGCTTCATGCCGGACCCGAAAGATCCCAAGACGCGTGACACCCAATTCGCCGCCTTCTTCGCCGCGCGTGATGAACTGCTCCCCGAGATCAAGAAGTACTCACCCTACGCCCACGTCTCCGCGGACGATCCGCCCATCTACATGACCTACTCCGCGAAGCCCGACCTCGGCAAGGAGCAGAAGGATCCCACGCATACCGCGAACTTCGGAGTGAAGCTTCAGGAACGCCTGCACCAGGTGGGCGTGCCCTGTGAGCTGGTCTATCCCGGCGCGCCGGATGTGAAGCACCCGCAGATTCACGAATACATCATCGATAAACTCAAGGCTCCCTCCGCGAAATGA